The following is a genomic window from candidate division KSB1 bacterium.
AGTTCGGCTGGATCGTGCGAAAAATCCGCGTCCATCTCAATAACGCGATCATAGCCGTGTTCCAACGCATATTTAAAACCGCGGACATAGGCAGTCCCCAGGCCGGATTTTGTCGGACGTTTGATGAGTTTAACCCGGGATTGTGGACCCGCTATTTCCTCTACAATCCCTCCGGTTCCGTCCGGGGAATTGTCGTCAATGACCAAAACATCCAGTCCGTCTATTTTCTGTCTGAGAATCGCTTCAATAATCTTTAAAATATTCTCAGACTCGTTATATGTGGGAATAATTACCAGGGATTTCACCGATTTCTCCATTTAAAGATTTAAATGATCCTTGAGTATTCTCAGGCTCTCACGGTTATCCAAAAGTAAAAGTCCGAGTTCAGTTATTGCCTTGTCCACAACAAGACCGGAGTTTAGCGGCCGCGGTGCTTTTTGTCCGAGTTCCGGGGTTGATATCGCAGTCATAAGCCGTAAATCCAGATCAAATACCTCGCAAATCTGCCGGGCAAATTCAAGGCGGCTGTTGATTTCTTTCCCGGCTATATTCAGAATACCTGTATATCGTTGTTCAATAACACGCCAAATATTTTCGGCGAGATTGTCGTTCAGTGTGGCATTCCCAATCTGATCATTTACAATCTTTACCCTGCGGCCGGCTTTGAGTTCACCGATCAACCATTGAACAAAATCGGGTCGCTGGTTTTTAGACGTACCATACAGCACCATCGTTCGAATTATGGTCGACTCTACAGGCGCACCGCGAAGAACATTCTCAGCTGCCAGCTTGGATTTGCCGTAATAACCAAGAGGATTCGGCGTCGCATCCTCTGTATAGGGTCCGTTTTTCCCGTCAAAAATATAATCGCTCGAAATTTGCAGGATACGGCTGCGGGTTTTTCTGGCAGCATAAGCCAGATTTTCTGCCGCCTCAACATTGACAGTCCAACAGAGTTCACGCTCTACCTCTGCCCTGTCCACATGTGTATAAGCAGCGCAGTTTATAATCCAGTCCGGAGAAAAAGCATCAAGAACATCAAAGGTTTTTCCACGGTCTGTAAGATCACAGGACACATAGTTGGGCTGTGTCAGAGGCTGTGGAGATTCCGGAAGATCGATACAAAGCAGCTCTTTGTTATCAGGTGTGGAATGTAAGAGCCGTTGTCCCAATAGTCCCAGGCTTCCGGCTATTGCAATTTTTTCCATAATCATTGTCTATAGTTTACACTGGTTAGCGCGGAACTGATCAAGCTTTTCCTGAATTGACGGATTTGCAGCGGCGAATATCTGAGCAGCATAAATGGCTGCATTCACAGCTCCTGATTTTCCAATAGCCATGGTCGCAACCGGAATACCGCGGGGCATCTGTACAATGCTGTAAAGCGCATCCAGTCCATTCAGGGCGGATCCACCGAGCGGAACGCCTATAACCGGCACAGTGGTATGACTTGCAATGACCCCCGGCAAATGTGCAGCCATTCCGGCGCCGGCAATAATCAGAGCGTAACCGTTTTTCGCGGCGTTTTTTGCAAATTCCGCCGTATCATCCGGCGTTCTATGAGCGGACATCACAAAGGTATCAAACTCGATATCAAAATAGGCAAGATATTCGTGAGCATGCTGCATAATTTTTTCATCCGAAGTACTACCCATAATAATGGCAACTTTTGGCATCCACGCCTCCATTGTATTTAAACGTTCACAAAGCAGTATCCGGTCTTCCGGACACCCTTTACTGTTTATTTAGTTTGCGTTTTGAATGTCCTGGCCATCACATCCAACTGGCGCAGGTAGGGCAATTTTTTGTCGCCCGGCGCAAAGACCGCCATATCCACAAGATAAAGGCGCTGAGCATCAGGATCATAAAACCCATAACTTTTAAAAGGGCCGCCTGCCGGTCTCGTTTTTTTGTCATTTTGCCAAACACCGGTCAATTGAATAGCCGGAAAACCACAAAAATCGACTTCGCGCACCGTGAGGTCTATTTTATCCGTCACATAATCACCATCGTAATAGGGATCAGAAATATCAGCCCGGCGCTGCAACATCCAGGATTTGCTCAATTCATAGGGATCTTCACTGGGTTCGTAGTAAACAGAAATCCAGCGCTGCGGGTCCAGTCGTTCAAGCAGGGTCAGCCGTTCTTTGAGAGAATCCACGACTATAAAAAAGTCCGGCTGAACCCGTAGACTCCAGCCATGTTCTTTCATAAAGCGTTCTGAAAGTTCTTTTTTCTCCATGTGACGGAACAAGTTGGTTTTAACCCGTTCATTGACAAAATCATTGAATATATCAAATAATTGATCACTGTTGGCCTGTAAATCCTGTTGCAAATCCTCAACATTATTGGAAACAGCCACAACAAGCATTTGATTGGTGGACCAGGCATCCCGTTTGTTAAATAAAAAGGCGTTATTCTGAATTACCTGCTCGCGCGAACTTTCTGACAGCAGATTATCAACATATTCTTTCACCTCTCCTTCTGCGTCAAGAGTGCCAAGCAGTAAGATGTTCGGAACCCGGGAGAGGCGTCCCAGTTGATCAGGATTTCTCTGCAAAAAGGAAAAAACAGCTTCAGGTTGCGGAGTAAATATTTTACGCGCCAGAACATCACGAACCTCATCCTGCACCTTTAGCCACAGAGTGGAATCCGCCACCACAATAACCTTGTTTATATTGCCGAGCGATGGGCGTTTTTCTCCGCACGAAGAATACAAGCCGATAATCATCAACACGGTGAGCAGCAAAACAGCTGTTCGTTTTAGCCTCATATTTACCTCCATTGTCATTTAATGTTCTATCCTATAAAACGGATAAAACCCTGCATTTCTTTCAGGATTTTGCGGAAAACCCTTTGCACGTTTCCTTTCGAAATGCAAACAGGATGCCGCCGGGTACTGTGGCAATAATTGCAACAAGATAAGCAAGAAATTCGAATGATACCACCTGTGAAGCGGCGACACCAATACTGGCAAACATAGATACACCGCTCTGTTCCCGAACCCCGATCCCCCCCATAGAAATGGGGAGACTGGCAGCCATCGCGATAATGGGAACAAACATAAAAAAGAACATAACATTGGTTTCTACCCCCACAGCGCGGGCAGCCCAAAAATGGACAATTACACGCAGCGCCTGCACACAGAGGGAAACCACCAAAACCTTGGTCATCAGACCTTTTTTATGACGAAAATAATTAATCGCTTTGTAAACATCGCGTGTTTTATTAAACACGACAGACGGTATAAAGTGTTTCACATGTTTTATTAAAAAACGGGCAGCCTTTTCATTGAATAAAAGATACAGGCCTAACAGCCAGGCTGCCATAATAATGGCAATAAAATAAACAGTATTCACAACCGTTAAAAGCTGAATACCGATGAGCGCAACAATCAAAGCCATCGAAGTAAGAGACAAAAAGCCGATAAATCTGTCAAATATTACAGTAGAAAGAGCGGCTGTTGAATTGCCGGATGTTTTTGTAATATCATAGATGCGAAAGGCATCACCGCCGACATAACCGAGTAAAAAATTATTAAAAAAAAGGCCGACATGATAGTATGACAGGACCTGTCTAAACCGAACCGCAATATCCTGTGAACGCAGCAGGAGAAACCACTGAAATGAACCCATTATATTGCTCACTGCAAAACACACAATACCAATCAGGACATACCACCAATTTGCATGTCTTAACCTGAACAAGATTGAATCCAGGCCAATGCGGTTAAGGATAATAGCAACAAGTGCGGCACTGATCGTAAACTTTAGAATGGTTATGAGCAAATTTCGTTTCGGTCGTGCTTTGGATTCCAAGATATTCCAATTCCTTTCAGACATGCCCTCCCCTCTGAATCAGAGGGGAGGATTTTCTGTTATTCCAGAGAGTCAATCAAACTGGTATCATTTTTAATTTTTTCTTCAAGCTGCTGCATCTTGCGCTGTGCA
Proteins encoded in this region:
- a CDS encoding NAD(P)-dependent oxidoreductase; protein product: MEKIAIAGSLGLLGQRLLHSTPDNKELLCIDLPESPQPLTQPNYVSCDLTDRGKTFDVLDAFSPDWIINCAAYTHVDRAEVERELCWTVNVEAAENLAYAARKTRSRILQISSDYIFDGKNGPYTEDATPNPLGYYGKSKLAAENVLRGAPVESTIIRTMVLYGTSKNQRPDFVQWLIGELKAGRRVKIVNDQIGNATLNDNLAENIWRVIEQRYTGILNIAGKEINSRLEFARQICEVFDLDLRLMTAISTPELGQKAPRPLNSGLVVDKAITELGLLLLDNRESLRILKDHLNL
- a CDS encoding DUF4837 family protein encodes the protein MRLKRTAVLLLTVLMIIGLYSSCGEKRPSLGNINKVIVVADSTLWLKVQDEVRDVLARKIFTPQPEAVFSFLQRNPDQLGRLSRVPNILLLGTLDAEGEVKEYVDNLLSESSREQVIQNNAFLFNKRDAWSTNQMLVVAVSNNVEDLQQDLQANSDQLFDIFNDFVNERVKTNLFRHMEKKELSERFMKEHGWSLRVQPDFFIVVDSLKERLTLLERLDPQRWISVYYEPSEDPYELSKSWMLQRRADISDPYYDGDYVTDKIDLTVREVDFCGFPAIQLTGVWQNDKKTRPAGGPFKSYGFYDPDAQRLYLVDMAVFAPGDKKLPYLRQLDVMARTFKTQTK
- a CDS encoding lysylphosphatidylglycerol synthase transmembrane domain-containing protein, with translation MSERNWNILESKARPKRNLLITILKFTISAALVAIILNRIGLDSILFRLRHANWWYVLIGIVCFAVSNIMGSFQWFLLLRSQDIAVRFRQVLSYYHVGLFFNNFLLGYVGGDAFRIYDITKTSGNSTAALSTVIFDRFIGFLSLTSMALIVALIGIQLLTVVNTVYFIAIIMAAWLLGLYLLFNEKAARFLIKHVKHFIPSVVFNKTRDVYKAINYFRHKKGLMTKVLVVSLCVQALRVIVHFWAARAVGVETNVMFFFMFVPIIAMAASLPISMGGIGVREQSGVSMFASIGVAASQVVSFEFLAYLVAIIATVPGGILFAFRKETCKGFSAKS
- the purE gene encoding 5-(carboxyamino)imidazole ribonucleotide mutase, which gives rise to MPKVAIIMGSTSDEKIMQHAHEYLAYFDIEFDTFVMSAHRTPDDTAEFAKNAAKNGYALIIAGAGMAAHLPGVIASHTTVPVIGVPLGGSALNGLDALYSIVQMPRGIPVATMAIGKSGAVNAAIYAAQIFAAANPSIQEKLDQFRANQCKL